In Rhizorhabdus phycosphaerae, the genomic stretch AGGAACTCCATCGCATAGCGGACGCCCTGAAGCTCGAAGCCCGGTATCTCCAGCGGGCGGGGCTTTTCGGCGCCACCCGACAGGACAATCGCGTCGAAATTCTCTCGGAGCGATTCCAGCGACACCTGAACGCCGACTTCGGTCGAGGTGCGGAAGGTGACGCCTTCCGCTTCCATCTGGACCAGCCGGCGGTTGATCAGATGCTTTTCCATTTTGAAGTCGGGAATACCGTAGCGAAGTAGCCCGCCCATACGGTCGTTCTTCTCGAACAAGGTCACGCTGTGTCCGGCGCGCGCCAGCTGCTGGGCGCAGGCCATGCCGGCCGGGCCCGAGCCGACCACCGCGACCGACTTGCCCGTCTTGCGGGTCGGCAGCTGCGGCCGGATCCAGCCTTCTTCCCATCCGCGATCGACGATCGCGCATTCGATCGACTTGATCGTAACCGGCGTGTCCTGGATGTTCAGGGTGCAGGCCGCCTCGCACGGAGCGGGGCAGACGCGGCCAGTGAATTCCGGAAAATTATTGGTCGAATGAAGAACTTCGAGCGCGTTCTTCCAGTCCTCTTCGAAAACCAGATGGTTCCAGTCCGGGATGATGTTGTTCACCGGACAGCCATTGTGACAGAAGGGAATGCCGCAATTCATGCAGCGCGCGGCCTGGTCGCGCAGTTCCTTGTCGCCCAGCGGAACGATGAACTCGTTCCAGTGCTTCAGGCGCTCGGTCGGCTTCGCATAGCTGCGATCCTTGCGCTCGATCTCGAGAAATCCGGTTGCCTTGCCCATCTTTATTCTCCGGTCATTCGGCAGCGACGTTGGCGGCGGCGAGGCGCTCGGCCTCCAGCTGCTGCAACGCCCGTCGATAGTCGCGCGGCATCACCTTGACGAAGCGCGACAGCGTATTCTCCCAATCCTCCAGCAGGGCAGCCGCCTGGGCGCTGCCCGTGTGGAGGTGATGGCGTTCGAGCAGGATGCGGAGCCGCGCGGCGTCATGGCGGAGCATGTCGCCCATGCCATAATCATGGACGCTGACCGCACGCTGCTGCG encodes the following:
- a CDS encoding glutamate synthase subunit beta translates to MGKATGFLEIERKDRSYAKPTERLKHWNEFIVPLGDKELRDQAARCMNCGIPFCHNGCPVNNIIPDWNHLVFEEDWKNALEVLHSTNNFPEFTGRVCPAPCEAACTLNIQDTPVTIKSIECAIVDRGWEEGWIRPQLPTRKTGKSVAVVGSGPAGMACAQQLARAGHSVTLFEKNDRMGGLLRYGIPDFKMEKHLINRRLVQMEAEGVTFRTSTEVGVQVSLESLRENFDAIVLSGGAEKPRPLEIPGFELQGVRYAMEFLTQQNKRVAGDDELRAAPRGTLTATGKHVVVIGGGDTGSDCVGTSNRQGAASVTQLEIMPKPPEKEAKALTWPNWPLKLRTSSSHEEGCERDWAVLTKRAVGNNGQLTGLECVRVEWVDGRMQEVPGSEFTLKTDLVLLAMGFVGPNAAGMIEQAGVELDARGNVKADTNAYATSQDGIFACGDMRRGQSLIVWAIREGRQCARAVDLHLMGTTELPR